In the Calditrichota bacterium genome, one interval contains:
- a CDS encoding translation initiation factor IF-3 has translation MNQSQRAPRDFSKNPRVNEEIFAPQVRLVGADGQQVGIVPLREAKAMAEDAGLDLVEIAPQAQPPVCKVIDYGKYRYEQTKRTKESRRKQHNVEIKKIRFSSNIDDHDFQTKTAAARKFLMEGDRVKATLMLIGRQMTRKERGLEVLQKMAGELADIAKVEDGPRIEGNTFSMLLVRKK, from the coding sequence ATTAACCAATCCCAGCGTGCGCCGCGCGATTTCAGCAAGAACCCGCGCGTCAACGAGGAGATCTTTGCGCCGCAGGTGCGACTGGTCGGCGCCGATGGTCAGCAGGTCGGCATCGTCCCGCTTCGTGAAGCGAAAGCGATGGCAGAAGATGCCGGGCTCGATCTGGTCGAGATCGCGCCACAGGCTCAGCCCCCCGTCTGCAAGGTGATCGACTACGGCAAGTATCGCTACGAGCAAACCAAACGGACCAAAGAGAGCCGCCGCAAGCAGCACAATGTCGAGATCAAGAAGATCCGCTTCAGTTCCAATATCGACGATCACGACTTTCAGACCAAGACGGCGGCGGCGAGGAAGTTCCTGATGGAGGGAGACCGCGTCAAAGCGACGCTGATGCTTATCGGTCGGCAGATGACCCGCAAGGAGCGGGGATTGGAAGTGCTCCAGAAGATGGCCGGTGAACTGGCCGACATCGCCAAAGTCGAAGACGGACCGCGCATCGAGGGGAACACCTTTTCGATGCTTCTGGTGCGGAAGAAGTAG
- the rplT gene encoding 50S ribosomal protein L20 codes for MPRSVNHVASHARRNKIRLAARGYYGARSRLLRTMRAAVRRALQYNLAHRRKRAGDFRRLWITRINAACRMHGLSYSKFIHGLALAKIEIDRKMLADLAVRDPNAFSAIAEQARSALT; via the coding sequence ATGCCTCGTTCTGTAAACCACGTCGCTTCCCACGCCCGACGGAATAAGATTCGTCTGGCGGCTCGCGGATACTATGGCGCTCGCAGCCGTCTGCTGAGGACGATGCGCGCCGCCGTCCGCCGCGCACTTCAATACAATCTGGCGCATCGCCGCAAGCGAGCCGGTGACTTCCGGCGTCTCTGGATCACCCGCATCAATGCGGCCTGCCGGATGCACGGTCTATCTTATTCCAAGTTCATCCACGGTCTGGCGCTGGCTAAGATCGAGATCGACCGCAAGATGCTGGCCGACCTTGCAGTGCGCGATCCCAATGCTTTCTCAGCCATTGCCGAGCAAGCCCGCAGCGCGCTCACTTAA
- the rpmI gene encoding 50S ribosomal protein L35, translating into MPKMKTNRGAAKRFRLTASGRIKRDKAYGGHNFTCKTREQKRRIRKSGTGVTSDAPRIRRLISA; encoded by the coding sequence ATGCCCAAGATGAAAACCAACCGGGGCGCCGCGAAGCGCTTCCGGCTAACCGCTTCGGGCCGCATCAAGCGCGACAAGGCTTACGGCGGACACAACTTCACCTGTAAGACGCGGGAGCAAAAACGGCGCATCCGCAAAAGCGGGACGGGGGTCACATCGGACGCACCCCGCATCCGCAGATTGATTTCAGCCTAA